A window of Leclercia adecarboxylata contains these coding sequences:
- a CDS encoding sensor histidine kinase: MKWVKPQSLYLQLLLFLGLPLLLLWGLSAFNSYVSALQAATQAYDRTLLSSARTVSERLEVHNGKLLVNVPWVVLDSFELNMNDRLYYKVVDPQGRVISGYDDLPNMPPSTSRTTHYPALAWFYHTEYRGQAIRVAKLLQPVNEDNVSGMAEIYVAETLQSRRYLATQLLFSSLVSQGLLVLLTLVLTAWLLRRVLRPMRQLSSLMVRREPGLLAPLPELLPWSETRLLIVAFNRYIDRLRGVLSRQERFNADASHQLKTPLAVLKTQVSVALTRNDPALWQESLRAMNVTLDNTIVLTERLLQFSTVKHKEQGERQFAPVDLVQVVQNCCFSRLAQARSKEIDLGYDGVQQPVMIEGDEVLLGELCANLLENAIKYTPAQGIVTVYLHTDNDAVELSVEDSGPGIAEDQVSRAMLPFHRLDNVGDAAGSGIGLALANDIARLHRSHLQLMPSEHLGGLCVKMRFLLMT, translated from the coding sequence ATGAAGTGGGTTAAGCCCCAGTCGCTTTACCTGCAGCTGCTGCTTTTTCTCGGCCTGCCGCTGCTGTTGCTGTGGGGATTGTCGGCCTTTAACAGTTACGTCAGCGCCCTGCAGGCGGCGACCCAGGCGTACGACCGCACGCTGCTATCTTCGGCGCGTACCGTCTCTGAGCGGCTGGAGGTGCATAACGGCAAGCTGCTGGTCAATGTGCCCTGGGTGGTGCTCGACAGCTTTGAACTGAACATGAACGATCGCCTCTATTACAAGGTGGTCGATCCGCAAGGGCGGGTGATCTCCGGCTATGACGATCTGCCGAACATGCCTCCCTCCACGTCGCGCACCACGCACTATCCCGCGCTGGCCTGGTTTTATCATACCGAGTATCGCGGCCAGGCGATCCGCGTGGCGAAGTTACTCCAGCCGGTTAACGAGGACAACGTGTCCGGTATGGCGGAGATCTACGTCGCCGAAACCTTGCAGTCCCGGCGCTATCTGGCCACTCAGCTTCTGTTTTCATCGCTTGTTTCGCAGGGGCTGCTGGTGCTGCTGACGCTGGTCTTAACCGCCTGGCTGCTGCGTCGCGTGCTGCGCCCGATGCGCCAGCTCTCCTCGCTGATGGTGCGCCGTGAGCCTGGGCTGCTGGCCCCGCTGCCGGAGCTGCTGCCCTGGTCGGAAACGCGGCTGCTCATCGTGGCCTTTAACCGTTATATCGACAGGTTACGCGGCGTGCTTTCCCGCCAGGAGCGCTTCAACGCCGATGCTTCTCATCAGCTCAAAACGCCGCTGGCGGTGCTCAAAACCCAGGTTTCCGTTGCCCTGACACGAAACGATCCGGCCCTGTGGCAGGAGAGCTTACGCGCCATGAACGTGACGCTGGACAACACCATCGTTCTCACTGAACGGCTGCTGCAGTTTTCTACGGTGAAGCACAAAGAGCAGGGAGAGCGCCAGTTTGCCCCCGTGGATCTGGTTCAGGTGGTGCAGAACTGCTGCTTCTCCCGGTTGGCGCAGGCGCGCAGCAAGGAAATCGATCTAGGCTATGACGGCGTTCAGCAACCCGTCATGATAGAAGGTGATGAGGTGCTGCTGGGCGAGCTGTGCGCAAACCTGCTGGAGAACGCGATCAAATACACCCCGGCGCAGGGCATCGTCACGGTGTATCTGCACACGGATAACGACGCTGTTGAGCTCAGCGTGGAGGACAGCGGACCGGGAATTGCTGAAGATCAGGTTTCCCGGGCCATGCTGCCGTTTCATCGGCTGGATAACGTGGGGGATGCCGCCGGGTCGGGGATTGGGCTGGCGCTGGCCAATGATATTGCCCGCCTGCACCGCAGCCACCTTCAGCTGATGCCCAGTGAACATCTGGGCGGCCTGTGCGTAAAAATGCGCTTTTTATTGATGACGTAA
- a CDS encoding Bug family tripartite tricarboxylate transporter substrate binding protein, producing the protein MKKQLLSTIAASVLMLSASVVQAQDAPSRTECIAPAKPGGGFDLTCKLIQVSLLETKAIEKPMRVTYMPGGVGAVAYNAIVAQRPAEAGTVVAFSGGSLLNLSQGKFGRYGVDDVRWLATVGTDYGMIAVRADSPWKSLKDLLTAMEKDPNSVVIGAGASIGSQDWMKAALLAQQAKVDPHKMRYVAFEGGGEPVTALMGNHVQAVSGDLSEMVPYLNGDKIRVLAVFSENRLPGQLANVPTAKEQGYDLVWPIIRGFFVGPKVTDAEYQWWVDNFNKLQQTDEFKKQRDLRGLFEFNLNGKQLDEYVKKQVNDYREQAKAFGLAK; encoded by the coding sequence ATGAAAAAACAATTACTTTCTACGATTGCTGCAAGCGTATTAATGTTGAGTGCCTCTGTTGTCCAGGCGCAGGACGCCCCTTCCCGTACCGAATGTATCGCCCCGGCCAAACCGGGCGGCGGCTTCGATCTCACCTGCAAACTGATTCAGGTCAGCCTGCTGGAGACGAAGGCCATTGAAAAGCCGATGCGTGTAACCTACATGCCAGGCGGCGTGGGCGCGGTGGCCTATAACGCGATCGTCGCCCAACGTCCGGCAGAAGCCGGCACCGTGGTGGCCTTCTCCGGCGGCTCGCTGCTGAACCTCTCCCAGGGCAAGTTTGGCCGCTACGGCGTGGATGACGTGCGCTGGCTGGCCACCGTCGGTACCGACTACGGCATGATCGCCGTGCGCGCGGACTCCCCCTGGAAATCCCTGAAAGATCTGCTTACCGCCATGGAAAAAGACCCTAACAGCGTGGTGATTGGTGCAGGCGCCTCCATCGGCAGCCAGGACTGGATGAAAGCCGCCCTGCTGGCGCAACAGGCGAAAGTGGACCCGCACAAAATGCGTTACGTGGCGTTTGAGGGCGGCGGAGAACCGGTAACGGCGCTGATGGGCAACCACGTGCAGGCGGTTTCCGGCGATCTCAGCGAAATGGTGCCCTACCTGAACGGGGATAAGATCCGCGTGCTGGCGGTCTTCTCGGAAAATCGCCTGCCGGGGCAGCTGGCAAACGTACCGACCGCAAAAGAGCAGGGTTACGACCTCGTCTGGCCGATTATCCGCGGCTTCTTCGTCGGGCCAAAAGTGACCGATGCCGAATACCAGTGGTGGGTCGACAACTTTAACAAACTGCAGCAGACCGACGAATTTAAAAAGCAGCGCGATCTGCGCGGGCTGTTTGAGTTCAACCTGAACGGTAAGCAGCTGGACGAGTATGTCAAAAAACAGGTGAATGACTATCGCGAGCAGGCGAAAGCCTTTGGCCTGGCCAAATAA
- the tctD gene encoding transcriptional regulator TctD, with protein MRLLLAEDNRELAHWLEKALVQEGFAVDCVSDGRAADHLLQGENYAVAILDIGMPGFDGLEVVHRLRKRGQTLPVLFLTARSNVADRVKGLNAGADDYLPKPFELEELDARLRALLRRSEGRTQERQHLGELEYDDDGFFLLRDEPLSLTPRELSLLKVLMHRRTRPVSRQQLFDQVFSLNDDVSPESLDLYIHRLRKKLSGSGVRITTLRGLGYVLECGDEVG; from the coding sequence ATGCGTCTCTTACTGGCGGAAGATAATCGTGAGCTGGCTCACTGGCTGGAGAAAGCGCTGGTGCAGGAGGGCTTTGCCGTAGACTGCGTTTCTGACGGGCGCGCGGCCGATCATCTCCTGCAGGGGGAAAACTACGCGGTGGCGATACTGGACATCGGCATGCCCGGTTTTGACGGCCTGGAGGTGGTGCACCGTTTACGAAAACGCGGCCAGACCTTGCCGGTGCTGTTTCTCACCGCACGCAGCAACGTGGCGGATCGGGTGAAAGGCCTGAACGCCGGGGCGGATGATTATCTGCCAAAACCCTTTGAACTGGAGGAGCTGGACGCCAGGCTTCGCGCCCTGCTGCGCAGAAGTGAGGGGCGAACCCAGGAGCGCCAGCACCTTGGGGAGCTGGAGTATGACGACGACGGTTTTTTCCTGCTGCGCGATGAGCCGCTCTCGCTTACCCCGCGGGAACTGTCGCTGCTGAAGGTGCTGATGCATCGCCGCACCCGGCCCGTCTCCCGCCAGCAGCTGTTCGATCAGGTGTTTAGCCTGAACGACGACGTCAGCCCCGAGAGTCTCGATCTCTACATTCATCGCCTGCGTAAAAAGCTGAGCGGCAGCGGGGTACGGATCACCACCCTGCGCGGGCTGGGCTATGTGCTGGAGTGCGGCGATGAAGTGGGTTAA
- a CDS encoding nicotinamide mononucleotide deamidase-related protein YfaY produces the protein MINVEMLSTGDEVLHGQIIDTNAAWLADLFFEQGLPLTRRNTVGDNLESLVNVLRERSEQCDVLIVNGGLGPTSDDLSALAAATAKGEGLVLHEEWLAHMERFFSDRGRVMAPSNRKQAEIPASAELVDNPVGTACGFAVQLNRCLMFFTPGVPSEFKVMVEQQILPRLRARFTLSEPPICLRLTTFGRSESDLAQSLDHLALPPGVTMGYRSSMPIIELKLTGPATEKAAMLALWPEVQRVAGENLIFEGTEGLPAQIVRELQARQLGLTLSEQFTGGLLALQLSRANASLLASEVVPSQEETLAQTAHWAAERRVNHFAGLALAISGLEEDHLNFALSTPEGTHGLRVKMSASRYSLAVRQEVCAMMALNMLRRWLNGKPVAGEHGWINVVDTLFLS, from the coding sequence ATGATAAACGTGGAAATGTTATCCACTGGCGACGAAGTGCTGCATGGACAAATCATTGATACCAATGCCGCCTGGCTTGCCGATCTCTTTTTTGAGCAAGGATTACCGCTAACGCGCCGCAATACCGTAGGCGACAATCTCGAGTCGCTGGTCAACGTTCTGCGCGAGCGCAGCGAACAGTGCGACGTGCTGATTGTGAACGGTGGACTGGGCCCCACCAGCGACGATCTCAGCGCGCTGGCCGCTGCGACCGCCAAAGGCGAAGGGCTGGTGTTGCATGAGGAGTGGCTGGCCCACATGGAGCGCTTTTTCTCCGATCGTGGCCGCGTGATGGCGCCCAGCAACCGCAAACAGGCTGAAATCCCGGCCAGCGCCGAACTGGTTGATAACCCGGTCGGCACCGCCTGCGGCTTCGCCGTTCAGCTTAACCGCTGCCTGATGTTCTTCACGCCGGGTGTCCCGTCAGAATTTAAAGTGATGGTCGAACAGCAGATCCTGCCGCGATTACGGGCCCGTTTTACCCTCTCTGAACCTCCCATCTGTTTGCGTCTTACCACCTTCGGGCGCTCCGAAAGCGATCTGGCCCAGAGCCTCGATCATCTCGCTTTACCGCCGGGCGTCACGATGGGCTATCGCTCTTCCATGCCGATTATTGAGCTGAAATTAACCGGCCCGGCCACGGAAAAAGCCGCGATGCTGGCGCTATGGCCAGAGGTGCAGCGCGTGGCGGGTGAGAACCTGATTTTCGAAGGTACCGAGGGGCTACCCGCGCAGATCGTTCGTGAACTGCAGGCCCGTCAGTTAGGCCTGACCCTGAGCGAGCAGTTCACCGGCGGGCTTCTGGCTCTGCAGTTATCCCGTGCCAATGCCTCGCTGCTGGCAAGCGAAGTGGTGCCGTCTCAGGAAGAGACGCTGGCACAAACCGCCCACTGGGCCGCAGAGCGTCGAGTGAACCATTTCGCCGGGCTGGCGCTGGCGATCTCCGGGCTGGAAGAAGATCACCTTAACTTCGCCCTCTCTACTCCTGAAGGCACGCACGGCCTGCGCGTTAAAATGAGCGCCTCGCGCTACAGCCTGGCGGTACGTCAGGAGGTGTGTGCGATGATGGCGCTGAATATGCTGCGCCGCTGGCTGAACGGCAAGCCGGTTGCCGGCGAACATGGCTGGATTAACGTCGTCGATACGCTTTTCCTCTCTTGA
- the menE gene encoding o-succinylbenzoate--CoA ligase yields the protein MSFADWPWRHWRAQRADKPALRLNDEVLSWQQLCTRVDTLAAGFHRQGVEAGDGVLLLAHNHPQTLLAWLALLQCGARILPVNPQLPRPLLEVLLSQMTLRFALVLDGHYDGLATLAVHAQPGEYSVAWQPERLASMTLTSGSTGLPKAAVHTCGAHLASAAGVLALMPYGDDDDWLLSLPLFHVSGQGILWRWLQAGARLTAREKQPLEQAMQGCTHASLVPTQLWRLLNTHQHIALKAVLLGGAAIPVELTQQARAQGISTFCGYGLTEFASTVCAKEADGEPDVGRALPGREVQVVNGEVWIKAQSMASGYWRDGRLLPLTNSEGWFATRDRGELHDGRLTILGRMDNLFFSGGEGIQPESLERIIATHPDISQVFVVPLTDAEFGQRPVAVVECEPGTDITRFPEWVQGKLARFEQPVRWLVLPAELKNGGIKISRQALKQWANAQLLG from the coding sequence ATGAGTTTTGCTGACTGGCCGTGGCGGCACTGGCGTGCGCAGCGAGCCGACAAACCCGCCCTGCGTCTGAATGATGAGGTATTGAGCTGGCAACAGCTCTGCACGCGCGTCGACACTCTGGCGGCGGGGTTCCACCGTCAGGGCGTGGAGGCGGGGGACGGTGTGCTGCTGCTCGCCCATAATCATCCTCAGACCCTGCTTGCATGGCTGGCGCTGCTCCAGTGTGGCGCGCGAATTCTTCCTGTTAACCCCCAGCTTCCGCGCCCACTGCTGGAGGTGTTGCTTTCGCAGATGACGCTGCGTTTTGCGCTGGTGCTGGACGGTCACTATGACGGACTCGCCACCCTTGCCGTGCATGCCCAGCCCGGTGAATACAGCGTGGCATGGCAGCCTGAGCGGCTGGCCTCAATGACGCTCACCTCCGGCTCGACCGGACTGCCGAAAGCGGCCGTTCATACCTGCGGGGCGCATCTTGCCAGCGCGGCAGGCGTCCTTGCGCTGATGCCCTACGGCGACGATGACGACTGGCTGCTTTCGCTGCCGCTGTTTCACGTCTCCGGGCAGGGGATCTTATGGCGCTGGCTGCAGGCCGGCGCGCGCTTAACCGCGCGCGAGAAGCAGCCGCTGGAGCAGGCCATGCAGGGGTGCACGCATGCCTCGCTGGTGCCCACCCAGCTCTGGCGTCTGCTCAATACCCACCAGCATATCGCGCTGAAAGCGGTACTGCTGGGCGGGGCCGCCATTCCCGTTGAGTTGACGCAACAGGCGCGCGCGCAGGGGATTTCTACGTTCTGCGGCTACGGCCTGACGGAGTTTGCCTCTACCGTCTGCGCGAAAGAGGCTGACGGCGAGCCGGACGTGGGCCGCGCGCTGCCGGGCAGGGAGGTTCAGGTCGTTAACGGTGAAGTCTGGATCAAGGCGCAAAGCATGGCCTCAGGCTACTGGCGCGACGGTAGGTTGCTGCCGCTCACCAATTCAGAGGGCTGGTTTGCCACCCGCGATCGCGGCGAACTGCATGACGGTCGCCTGACGATCCTCGGTCGGATGGATAACCTCTTTTTCAGCGGAGGCGAGGGCATCCAGCCCGAGAGTCTTGAGCGGATCATCGCGACCCATCCGGACATCAGCCAGGTCTTCGTTGTTCCGTTGACTGACGCCGAATTTGGCCAGCGTCCGGTGGCGGTGGTGGAGTGTGAACCGGGAACGGATATCACCCGCTTCCCGGAATGGGTGCAGGGCAAACTGGCCCGTTTTGAGCAGCCCGTGCGCTGGCTGGTGCTGCCGGCAGAGCTAAAAAATGGCGGGATTAAGATCTCCCGCCAGGCGTTAAAACAGTGGGCGAATGCGCAGCTTTTAGGTTAA
- a CDS encoding YfaZ family outer membrane protein produces the protein MKKVALMGLGLMCVSAAANAISFNGSAGEDYTHLGFGLGTDSAGLAMTGGWTHNDDDGDAASLGLGFNVPLGPFLATIGGKGIYTNPNDGDEGYAAAVGGGLQWKIGDSFGLFGEYYYSPDSLSSGIDSYEEANAGARWTIVRPITIEAGYRYLNLAGKDGNRDNAIADGPYVGVSAGF, from the coding sequence ATGAAAAAAGTGGCATTAATGGGCTTAGGCCTGATGTGTGTATCGGCAGCGGCCAACGCTATTTCCTTCAACGGCTCGGCGGGCGAGGATTATACCCACCTGGGCTTTGGTCTTGGCACGGATAGCGCAGGCCTGGCGATGACCGGCGGCTGGACGCATAACGACGACGACGGCGATGCAGCAAGCCTGGGCCTCGGTTTTAACGTTCCGCTTGGTCCATTCCTGGCGACCATCGGCGGTAAAGGCATCTACACCAACCCGAACGACGGTGACGAAGGTTACGCGGCGGCAGTGGGCGGCGGCCTGCAGTGGAAAATTGGCGACAGCTTTGGCCTGTTCGGTGAGTACTACTACTCTCCGGACTCCCTCTCCAGCGGTATTGACAGCTATGAGGAAGCCAACGCTGGCGCACGCTGGACCATTGTGCGTCCGATTACCATCGAAGCAGGCTACCGTTACCTGAACCTGGCGGGCAAAGATGGCAACCGCGACAACGCCATTGCTGACGGTCCATACGTGGGCGTGAGCGCAGGCTTCTAA
- the menB gene encoding 1,4-dihydroxy-2-naphthoyl-CoA synthase: MIYPDENMLYAPVEWQDCSEGYTDIRYHKSTDGIAKITINRPEVRNAFRPLTVKEMIQALADARYDDNIGVIVLTGEGEKAFCSGGDQKVRGDYGGYQDDAGTHHLNVLDFQRQIRTCPKPVVAMVAGYSIGGGHVLHMMCDLTIAAENAIFGQTGPKVGSFDGGWGASYMARIVGQKKAREIWFLCRQYNAQEALDMGLVNTVVPIADLEKETVRWCREMLQNSPMALRCLKAALNADCDGQAGLQELAGNATMLFYMTEEGQEGRNAFNEKRQPDFSKYKRNP, translated from the coding sequence ATGATCTACCCTGATGAAAACATGCTGTACGCCCCGGTGGAATGGCAGGACTGCTCCGAAGGCTATACCGACATTCGCTACCATAAATCGACTGACGGGATCGCCAAAATCACCATTAACCGTCCGGAAGTGCGCAACGCATTTCGCCCGCTGACCGTCAAAGAGATGATTCAGGCCCTGGCGGATGCGCGTTATGACGACAACATCGGCGTTATCGTCCTTACCGGGGAAGGTGAAAAAGCTTTCTGCTCCGGTGGCGATCAGAAAGTACGCGGTGACTACGGCGGATACCAGGACGATGCGGGTACCCATCACCTGAACGTGCTTGATTTCCAGCGTCAGATCCGTACCTGCCCGAAACCGGTTGTCGCGATGGTGGCAGGCTACTCCATCGGCGGCGGCCACGTGCTGCACATGATGTGCGATCTGACCATTGCCGCAGAGAACGCCATCTTCGGCCAGACCGGTCCGAAAGTCGGCTCCTTCGACGGCGGCTGGGGCGCGTCTTACATGGCCCGCATCGTCGGTCAGAAAAAAGCGCGTGAAATCTGGTTCCTGTGCCGTCAGTACAACGCCCAGGAAGCGCTGGATATGGGCCTGGTTAACACCGTGGTACCTATTGCCGATCTCGAAAAAGAGACCGTTCGCTGGTGTCGCGAAATGCTGCAGAACAGCCCAATGGCGCTGCGCTGCCTGAAGGCGGCCCTCAACGCCGACTGCGACGGTCAGGCCGGGTTGCAGGAGCTGGCAGGCAACGCCACCATGCTGTTCTACATGACCGAAGAGGGCCAGGAAGGGCGTAACGCGTTCAACGAAAAACGCCAGCCGGACTTCAGTAAATACAAACGGAATCCGTAA
- the menC gene encoding o-succinylbenzoate synthase: protein MRSVQIYRWQIPMDAGVVLRERRLKTRDGLFIHLQQSGREGWGEIAPLPGFSRESLEDAEAALRAWSRAWRNGEAPLLSGLPSVDFGISCALAELDGTLPEQADYRAAPLCTGDPDELFALLSAMPREKVAKIKVGLYEAVRDGMVANLLLEAIPDLRLRLDANRAWTPLKAQQFAKYVNPAYRSRIAFLEEPCKTREDSRAFARETGIAIAWDESLREADFTFTAEPGVSAVVIKPTLTGSLAKVREQVAAAHSAGLTAVISSSIESSLGLTQLARIAAWLTPDTIPGLDTLNLMQTQLIRPWPGSALPCAGIEALEPLQ from the coding sequence ATGCGCAGCGTGCAGATCTACCGCTGGCAGATACCGATGGACGCGGGGGTGGTACTGCGCGAGCGGCGGTTAAAAACCCGCGATGGTCTGTTCATTCATCTGCAGCAGAGCGGTCGGGAAGGGTGGGGAGAGATCGCCCCCTTGCCGGGCTTCAGCCGTGAATCGCTGGAGGACGCAGAGGCTGCGCTGCGGGCGTGGTCTCGCGCGTGGCGCAACGGCGAAGCGCCGCTGCTGTCGGGTTTGCCTTCGGTAGACTTCGGCATCAGCTGTGCGCTGGCGGAGCTGGACGGCACCCTGCCGGAGCAGGCGGACTATCGGGCCGCACCGCTCTGCACCGGCGATCCGGATGAACTGTTTGCCTTGCTCAGCGCGATGCCCCGCGAGAAAGTGGCGAAAATCAAAGTCGGTCTTTACGAAGCGGTACGCGACGGTATGGTCGCTAACCTCCTCCTGGAAGCGATCCCCGATCTGCGCCTGCGCCTGGACGCCAACCGCGCCTGGACGCCGCTGAAGGCGCAGCAGTTTGCGAAGTACGTCAACCCGGCGTACCGCAGCCGCATCGCCTTTCTGGAAGAACCGTGCAAAACCCGCGAGGATTCACGCGCCTTTGCCCGAGAAACCGGCATTGCCATTGCCTGGGATGAGAGCCTCCGCGAGGCAGATTTCACGTTTACTGCCGAGCCGGGCGTGAGCGCCGTGGTTATAAAGCCGACGTTAACGGGTAGCCTGGCGAAGGTACGTGAGCAGGTGGCGGCAGCGCACAGCGCAGGGCTGACAGCGGTCATCAGCTCCTCCATCGAATCCAGCCTGGGGTTGACGCAGCTGGCGCGCATTGCCGCCTGGTTAACGCCCGACACCATCCCGGGGCTGGATACGCTAAACCTGATGCAAACCCAGCTTATTCGGCCGTGGCCGGGTAGCGCGTTGCCGTGCGCGGGCATTGAGGCGCTGGAGCCGTTGCAATGA
- a CDS encoding tripartite tricarboxylate transporter permease: MDTWIYLSQGFAVAMTPENLVIALIGCFVGTIVGLLPGLGPINGVAILLPLAFALHLPAESALILLATVYIGCEYGGRISSILLNVPGDAAAIMTALDGYPMARQGRGGVALSISAVSSFFGSLIAIGGIILFAPALAQWSLAFGPAEYFALMVFAIACLGSMMAQNPLKSFLSALIGLGLATVGVDANTGVYRFTFDSVHLSDGVQFIVVVIGLFSVSEILLMLEHTSSGQTLVRKTGRMLFSAREGAQCIGTTLRSAVIGFFVGILPGAGATIASAITYMTEKKLSGNSDSFGKGDIRGVAAPEAANNASACGSFIPMLTLGVPGSGTTAVMMGALTLYNITPGPAMFTEQPDIVWGLIAALLIANVMLLVMNIPLIGLFTRMLSIPLWFLVPTIAAVSAVGVYAVHSTTFDLILMVVLGVFGYILRKMHFPMSPLILGFVLGEMLEQNLRRALSISNGNISILWDSNVAKVLLALAIVVLVVPPVLRLMRRQRKPQPDVG, translated from the coding sequence ATGGATACCTGGATTTACCTCTCACAGGGGTTCGCTGTGGCGATGACCCCGGAAAACCTGGTGATCGCCCTGATCGGCTGCTTCGTCGGGACGATCGTCGGTCTGCTGCCTGGACTCGGGCCCATCAACGGGGTCGCTATTCTGCTCCCGCTGGCGTTTGCCCTGCATCTGCCTGCGGAATCGGCGCTGATCCTGCTGGCCACGGTCTATATCGGCTGTGAATATGGCGGCCGTATCTCGTCAATACTGCTCAACGTGCCCGGGGATGCGGCGGCCATTATGACCGCGCTGGACGGTTACCCGATGGCGCGGCAGGGACGCGGCGGCGTGGCGCTCTCTATTTCCGCCGTCAGCTCGTTCTTTGGCTCGCTGATTGCCATTGGCGGCATCATTCTGTTTGCGCCTGCGCTGGCCCAGTGGTCCCTGGCGTTTGGTCCGGCAGAGTATTTTGCCCTGATGGTTTTCGCCATTGCCTGTCTCGGCAGCATGATGGCGCAAAACCCCCTGAAATCGTTCTTGTCTGCGCTGATCGGCTTAGGGTTAGCCACCGTCGGCGTGGATGCCAACACCGGGGTCTATCGCTTTACCTTCGACAGCGTTCACCTGTCCGACGGCGTGCAGTTTATCGTGGTCGTGATTGGTCTGTTCTCTGTCTCTGAGATCTTACTGATGCTGGAACATACCAGCAGCGGGCAGACGCTGGTGCGTAAAACCGGCCGGATGCTCTTTAGCGCCAGAGAGGGCGCGCAGTGTATCGGCACCACGCTGCGTTCAGCGGTCATTGGTTTCTTTGTTGGCATTCTGCCGGGCGCCGGGGCGACCATCGCCAGCGCCATCACCTATATGACGGAGAAAAAGCTCAGCGGCAACAGCGACAGCTTTGGCAAAGGCGATATTCGCGGCGTCGCCGCCCCCGAAGCGGCCAACAATGCCTCGGCCTGTGGCTCGTTTATTCCCATGCTGACGCTCGGCGTACCCGGCTCCGGCACCACGGCGGTGATGATGGGGGCGTTGACGCTCTATAACATCACCCCAGGACCGGCGATGTTTACCGAACAGCCGGACATCGTCTGGGGGCTGATTGCGGCGCTGCTGATTGCTAACGTGATGCTGCTGGTGATGAACATCCCGCTGATCGGCCTGTTCACCCGTATGTTGTCTATTCCGCTTTGGTTCCTGGTGCCCACCATCGCGGCCGTCTCGGCGGTTGGGGTGTATGCGGTACACAGCACCACCTTCGACCTGATTCTGATGGTGGTGCTGGGGGTGTTCGGCTACATCTTGCGTAAAATGCACTTCCCGATGTCGCCGCTGATTTTAGGGTTTGTGCTGGGTGAGATGCTGGAGCAGAACCTGCGCCGCGCCCTCTCCATCAGCAATGGCAATATCTCCATACTGTGGGACAGCAACGTGGCGAAGGTCCTGCTGGCGCTGGCGATTGTGGTGCTGGTCGTGCCGCCGGTGTTGCGCCTGATGCGGCGTCAGCGTAAGCCGCAGCCCGATGTCGGTTAA
- a CDS encoding tripartite tricarboxylate transporter TctB family protein, with amino-acid sequence MSDRIFAGIWLLLCIGGMFVAWQIHSEYSYEPVGPRPFPMGIVGLMLLCSVAMLLRHPDTVEWPPRRILQRLLVMVIVLLMYAWGFEWLGFPVATAILTMVIGMLFNASLPAAGISGVVMGICLWYAFDRLLDVTLPLGAWLN; translated from the coding sequence ATGAGCGATCGCATTTTTGCCGGGATCTGGTTGTTGCTCTGCATTGGCGGGATGTTCGTTGCCTGGCAGATCCACAGCGAATACAGCTATGAACCCGTGGGGCCACGCCCCTTTCCAATGGGCATTGTCGGCCTGATGCTGCTTTGCTCGGTGGCCATGCTGTTACGCCATCCGGATACCGTCGAGTGGCCGCCCAGGCGCATTTTGCAGCGGCTGCTGGTGATGGTCATTGTGCTCCTGATGTATGCCTGGGGCTTTGAATGGCTCGGCTTCCCGGTGGCGACCGCCATCCTGACGATGGTCATCGGCATGCTGTTTAACGCCAGCCTCCCTGCTGCGGGGATCTCGGGTGTGGTGATGGGCATTTGCCTGTGGTACGCCTTTGACCGCCTGCTGGATGTCACGCTGCCGCTTGGCGCCTGGCTTAATTAA